One window of Streptomyces sp. NBC_00273 genomic DNA carries:
- a CDS encoding YihY/virulence factor BrkB family protein, which produces MDWLTKLPVIGPLAVRLMRTHAWRSYERLDRVHWTRLAAAITFISFLALFPLITVAAAIGAALLSPEQLDRLEKNLSEQVPGISDQLNIEGLVANAGTVGLVAGALLLVTGVSWVGSMRDCLRAVWEKDDEDDGNPFVRKGKDTLVLLGLGGVGLASAVASILGSSAVGKTAEWLDIPREGAGGALLRSLAFLVGVVAAFLLLLYVLTLLPGVEPPRGRLIQAALIGAAGFELLKLLLSGYMREVAAKSMYGAFGVPIALLLWINFTAKLLLYVSSWTATRDDADGDGAEDPPAAEATKPA; this is translated from the coding sequence ATGGACTGGCTGACGAAACTCCCGGTGATCGGGCCGCTCGCGGTCCGGCTGATGCGCACGCACGCGTGGCGTTCGTACGAGCGCCTCGACCGGGTGCACTGGACCCGCCTCGCCGCCGCGATCACCTTCATCAGTTTCCTCGCGCTCTTCCCGCTGATCACCGTGGCCGCCGCGATCGGCGCGGCGCTGCTCAGCCCGGAGCAGCTGGACCGGCTGGAGAAGAACCTCTCCGAACAGGTCCCCGGCATCTCCGACCAGCTCAACATCGAGGGGCTCGTCGCCAACGCCGGCACGGTCGGTCTCGTCGCCGGCGCCCTCCTGCTCGTGACCGGTGTCAGCTGGGTGGGTTCGATGCGGGACTGCCTGCGCGCGGTGTGGGAGAAGGACGACGAGGACGACGGCAACCCGTTCGTCCGCAAGGGCAAGGACACGCTCGTCCTCCTCGGCCTCGGCGGCGTGGGCCTGGCCTCCGCCGTCGCCTCCATCCTCGGATCCAGCGCGGTCGGGAAGACCGCCGAATGGCTGGACATCCCCCGCGAGGGCGCGGGCGGCGCGCTGCTGCGCTCCCTCGCCTTCCTCGTCGGCGTCGTGGCCGCCTTCCTGCTGCTGCTCTACGTCCTGACCCTGCTCCCGGGCGTCGAACCGCCGCGCGGCCGCCTGATCCAGGCGGCCCTCATCGGCGCGGCCGGCTTCGAACTGCTGAAACTGCTGCTCAGCGGCTATATGCGGGAGGTCGCCGCGAAGAGCATGTACGGGGCCTTCGGCGTACCGATCGCCCTGCTGCTCTGGATCAACTTCACGGCGAAACTGCTGCTGTACGTCTCGTCCTGGACGGCCACGCGCGACGACGCGGACGGCGACGGCGCGGAAGACCCCCCGGCCGCCGAGGCGACGAAGCCGGCCTAG
- a CDS encoding ABC transporter substrate-binding protein, whose translation MRSVRSKIIAAGLVLGVVGVGVWQLLPEDGSGRGAVRVGTSDVVSSLDPAGAYDAGSWALFSNIYQSLLTIKPGSDAPVPDAAASCGFVGQKLTTYTCELRSDVKFAGGRIITAEDVKHSFDRIKAINSDQGPAPLFNTLESVKAEGRTVTFNLSAGDSTFPFKIATGAASIVDKDKYPAKSLREDGKADGSGPYTLGGYKAGTSIELKPNGSYKGQGKPAHTPVTVKYFKDSEQLDQAWKAHQIDVAHRDMPPAVLAGLNPGLKDTRYQASGGSETRSIVFNVRPGSTAAPLAVRQAVAAVLDRAKVAVEVHLGTVTPLYSLVPAGIAGHSTPFFDAYPAPNPATAKKLFKDAGITGPVRLNLGVNVRGANLPEAEELKRQLESTGLFEVTIKPVDVWKDFQKAYAAGEFDAYTIGWIADFPDADNFLAPLVGADSSMNNGFSDKHVDELITRTQSHAERSEAAAEFRDLQKLVAQQAPMVPIWQKKDYVMSREDVTGAQYLSDGTGVWRLWELDWL comes from the coding sequence ATGCGGTCTGTCCGCTCGAAGATAATCGCGGCCGGGCTGGTCCTCGGCGTGGTCGGCGTGGGTGTCTGGCAGTTGCTGCCCGAGGACGGAAGCGGCCGCGGCGCCGTCCGGGTCGGTACGAGTGACGTCGTCTCCTCCCTCGACCCCGCCGGGGCGTACGACGCCGGTTCCTGGGCCCTGTTCAGCAACATCTACCAGTCGCTGCTGACCATCAAGCCCGGCTCCGACGCCCCCGTGCCGGACGCCGCCGCCTCCTGCGGTTTCGTGGGTCAGAAGCTCACCACCTACACGTGCGAGCTCCGCTCCGACGTGAAGTTCGCGGGCGGCCGCATCATCACCGCCGAGGACGTCAAGCACTCCTTCGACCGCATCAAGGCGATCAACTCCGACCAGGGGCCGGCTCCGCTCTTCAACACCCTGGAGTCGGTCAAGGCCGAGGGGCGTACGGTCACCTTCAACCTCTCCGCCGGCGACTCCACCTTCCCCTTCAAGATCGCGACGGGCGCCGCCTCGATCGTCGACAAGGACAAGTACCCGGCGAAGTCCCTGCGCGAGGACGGCAAGGCGGACGGCTCTGGCCCGTACACGCTGGGCGGCTACAAGGCTGGTACGAGCATCGAACTCAAGCCCAACGGCTCGTACAAGGGCCAGGGCAAGCCGGCCCACACGCCCGTCACCGTCAAGTACTTCAAGGACTCCGAGCAGCTCGACCAGGCCTGGAAGGCCCACCAGATCGACGTCGCGCACCGGGACATGCCGCCCGCCGTGCTCGCCGGCCTCAATCCGGGCCTGAAGGACACCCGCTACCAGGCCTCCGGCGGCAGCGAGACCCGCTCCATCGTGTTCAACGTCCGTCCCGGCTCCACCGCGGCCCCGCTCGCCGTCCGCCAGGCCGTCGCCGCCGTCCTCGACCGCGCCAAGGTGGCCGTCGAGGTCCACCTGGGGACCGTCACCCCGCTGTACTCCCTGGTCCCGGCGGGCATCGCCGGCCACAGCACGCCGTTCTTCGACGCCTACCCGGCCCCGAACCCGGCCACCGCCAAGAAGCTCTTCAAGGACGCCGGCATCACCGGCCCCGTCCGCCTCAACCTCGGCGTGAACGTGCGCGGCGCGAACCTGCCCGAGGCCGAGGAGCTCAAGCGCCAGCTGGAGTCCACCGGCCTCTTCGAGGTGACGATCAAGCCGGTCGACGTGTGGAAAGACTTCCAGAAGGCGTACGCGGCGGGCGAGTTCGACGCCTACACCATCGGCTGGATCGCGGACTTCCCGGACGCGGACAACTTCCTCGCCCCGCTCGTCGGTGCCGATTCGTCCATGAACAACGGCTTCTCCGACAAGCACGTCGACGAGCTGATCACCCGTACCCAGTCCCACGCGGAGCGGAGCGAGGCGGCCGCCGAGTTCCGCGACCTCCAGAAGCTGGTCGCCCAGCAGGCCCCGATGGTGCCGATCTGGCAGAAGAAGGACTACGTGATGTCCCGCGAGGACGTCACCGGAGCCCAGTACCTGTCCGACGGCACCGGCGTCTGGCGCCTGTGGGAACTCGACTGGCTGTAG
- a CDS encoding D-alanyl-D-alanine carboxypeptidase family protein, translating into MSAKTTALTVLSAALLAPALLVAPAHAAPAPPADAKGEPAKASAPAPAPPVSMSTVGGSLLGQPGTQVNLLPGAPALPANLTGRSWIVADAESGEVLAAHNAHWRLPPASTMKMLFADTVLPGLPKDQVHKVTDKDMEGVGPGSSLVGVKEDLEYSVHDLWLGVFLRSGNDAVHVLSAMNGGVEKTVKDMQAHAEELQALDTHVVSPDGYDAPEQVSSAYDLTLVARSGLQKQDFREYCGTVSAKFPGLQEAGKPRDYFEIQNTNRLMTGAGGIAPYKGIAGVKNGNTTMAGSTFTGAAQQGSKKLLVTVMNPDGGGANQVYEQTAALFDWGFAAAGKVKPVGELVPPKSADTSSHGSPAQSHENDPSAAGKDSGGGAGTALAVAGGVLAVLAGGAFVVNRRWPRGRRGRGEELV; encoded by the coding sequence GTGTCTGCCAAGACGACCGCGCTGACGGTCCTTTCCGCCGCGTTGCTGGCGCCCGCCCTGCTGGTGGCCCCCGCGCACGCCGCGCCGGCCCCGCCGGCCGACGCGAAGGGCGAGCCGGCCAAGGCCTCGGCCCCCGCACCGGCACCACCCGTCTCGATGTCCACGGTCGGCGGCTCCCTGCTCGGCCAGCCGGGGACCCAGGTGAACCTGCTGCCGGGCGCTCCCGCGCTGCCGGCGAACCTCACCGGGCGGTCGTGGATCGTGGCGGACGCCGAGTCCGGCGAGGTGCTGGCCGCGCACAACGCGCACTGGCGGCTGCCCCCGGCCTCGACCATGAAGATGCTCTTCGCGGACACCGTCCTGCCCGGCCTGCCCAAGGACCAGGTCCACAAGGTCACCGACAAGGACATGGAGGGCGTGGGCCCGGGCAGCAGCCTGGTCGGCGTCAAGGAGGACCTCGAGTACTCCGTCCACGACCTGTGGCTCGGGGTCTTCCTGCGGTCGGGGAACGACGCCGTGCACGTGCTTTCGGCCATGAACGGCGGCGTCGAGAAGACCGTCAAGGACATGCAGGCCCACGCCGAGGAGCTACAGGCCCTGGACACCCACGTCGTGTCCCCCGACGGGTACGACGCCCCGGAGCAGGTGTCGAGCGCGTACGACCTGACGCTGGTCGCCCGCTCCGGACTGCAGAAGCAGGACTTCAGGGAGTACTGCGGCACGGTGAGCGCGAAGTTCCCCGGGCTCCAGGAGGCCGGGAAGCCGCGGGACTACTTCGAGATCCAGAACACCAACCGGCTGATGACGGGCGCCGGCGGCATCGCCCCCTACAAGGGCATCGCCGGAGTGAAGAACGGCAACACCACCATGGCCGGCTCCACCTTCACCGGCGCCGCCCAGCAGGGTTCGAAGAAGCTGCTGGTCACGGTGATGAACCCGGACGGGGGCGGGGCGAACCAGGTGTACGAGCAGACCGCCGCGCTCTTCGACTGGGGCTTCGCGGCGGCCGGGAAGGTCAAGCCGGTGGGCGAGCTGGTGCCGCCGAAGAGCGCGGACACCTCCTCGCACGGCTCCCCGGCGCAGTCGCACGAGAACGACCCGTCGGCGGCCGGCAAGGACTCGGGCGGCGGCGCGGGCACCGCACTGGCCGTCGCGGGCGGTGTGCTCGCCGTACTGGCGGGCGGCGCCTTCGTGGTCAACCGCCGCTGGCCCCGCGGACGCCGCGGCCGGGGCGAAGAGCTGGTCTGA
- a CDS encoding YciI family protein: MRYLMTTRPSDTAPDENLYAEMGRFIEELSAAGVLLATGGLEPGGVLVTSLGDEITVTDGPFAEAKEAVAGFALIEVRSKEEAIELARRFRRIVGDGESVVQQVFGP, encoded by the coding sequence ATGCGCTACCTGATGACGACCCGGCCTTCCGACACCGCCCCCGACGAGAACCTGTACGCCGAGATGGGCCGGTTCATCGAGGAACTGTCGGCGGCCGGTGTCCTGCTGGCGACCGGCGGCCTGGAGCCGGGCGGTGTCCTGGTGACGTCGCTCGGGGACGAGATCACCGTGACGGACGGGCCGTTCGCCGAGGCCAAGGAGGCCGTGGCCGGTTTCGCCCTGATCGAGGTCCGCTCCAAGGAGGAGGCGATCGAACTGGCCCGCCGCTTCCGCCGGATCGTCGGCGACGGCGAGAGCGTGGTGCAGCAGGTCTTCGGCCCCTGA
- a CDS encoding DUF998 domain-containing protein, producing the protein MTTTPAPATRTSTSTRAATRSLLACAVAATPLWVAVALPQAALREGFDITRHPLSALSNGSLGWLQITNFLIVGVLLAVGATGLRRALHGGPGGTWAPRLVRVAGVGMIAAGVFVMDPADGFPAGTPYGQPATLTWHSYAHFAAGSITFLSLIAACYVLGRRFGRAGERGYALLARTGGTALLLGNGWAMGGGTAGTLTLAVGVITAMLSISLIANRFRSAR; encoded by the coding sequence ATGACCACCACCCCCGCCCCCGCGACCCGCACCAGCACCAGCACCCGGGCCGCCACCCGCTCCCTGCTCGCCTGTGCGGTCGCGGCGACCCCCCTGTGGGTGGCCGTCGCCCTGCCCCAGGCCGCCCTCCGCGAGGGCTTCGACATCACCCGGCACCCGCTGAGCGCCCTGAGCAACGGATCCCTGGGATGGCTCCAGATCACCAACTTCCTGATCGTCGGAGTCCTGCTCGCCGTGGGAGCGACCGGCCTGCGCCGGGCCCTGCACGGTGGGCCCGGCGGCACCTGGGCGCCGCGCCTGGTGCGCGTCGCCGGCGTCGGCATGATCGCCGCGGGGGTGTTCGTCATGGACCCGGCCGACGGCTTCCCCGCGGGTACCCCCTACGGGCAGCCCGCCACCCTCACCTGGCACAGCTACGCCCACTTCGCCGCGGGATCGATCACCTTCCTCTCGCTGATCGCCGCCTGCTACGTCCTGGGCCGCCGCTTCGGCCGCGCCGGCGAGCGCGGGTACGCCCTGCTCGCCCGCACCGGCGGCACCGCCCTCCTGCTCGGCAACGGCTGGGCCATGGGCGGCGGCACGGCCGGCACGCTCACCCTGGCCGTCGGCGTCATCACCGCGATGCTCTCGATCTCCTTGATCGCGAACCGCTTCCGAAGTGCCCGCTGA
- a CDS encoding SCO4848 family membrane protein gives MRLSRTASWFLLAFGVWSWFIWVSFVRNLWKNGSGLAFDAAGDPTSYFWVHLTLAVTSFLLGTAVGLIGLRSVLALRRSSRPDRADGTDGADRPDRDASA, from the coding sequence ATGAGACTCAGCCGTACCGCCTCCTGGTTCCTGCTCGCCTTCGGAGTGTGGAGCTGGTTCATCTGGGTGTCTTTCGTCCGGAACCTGTGGAAGAACGGCAGTGGTCTTGCCTTCGATGCGGCCGGCGATCCCACTTCCTACTTCTGGGTGCACCTGACGCTCGCGGTGACGTCCTTTCTCCTGGGGACGGCGGTCGGTCTGATCGGGTTGCGCAGCGTCCTCGCCCTGCGGCGTTCGTCACGTCCGGACCGTGCGGACGGCACGGACGGTGCGGACCGTCCGGACCGGGACGCCTCGGCATGA
- a CDS encoding metallophosphoesterase, with the protein MTVLVFVLVALAVCALLVLVHRWLWIRLVRDTTAPGGRTRRIGTALAIALPLLSVAALTTGRAGAPFWLQQTVAWPGYLWLAVLLYLTLTMLVAEPIRALSLRRLAHRDSAGSVVDLPEPVEVPAAAAPAAAPATAERPAAGDGLSRRRFVARTVGGTAAAVALGTVGAGTYGVLRGPSVKRVRVPLAKLPRAAHGFRIAVVSDVHLGPVLGRAHTQRIVDTVNRTQPDLIAIVGDLVDGSVPDLGPAAEPLSRLAARHGSYFVTGNHEYFSGAQQWIDHVRELGLNPLENARRELPHFDLAGVNDIQGEREGNGPDFRAALGDRDRTRAAVLLAHQPVVIHDAVRHGVDLQLSGHTHGGQLWPGNYLAELANPTVAGLERYGDTQLYVSRGAGAWGPPVRVGAPSDITVVELASFQA; encoded by the coding sequence ATGACGGTCCTGGTCTTCGTACTCGTCGCCCTGGCGGTCTGCGCCCTGCTGGTCCTGGTCCACCGCTGGCTCTGGATCCGCCTGGTCCGCGACACCACCGCCCCCGGCGGCCGGACCCGGCGCATCGGCACGGCCTTGGCCATCGCCCTGCCCCTCCTCTCTGTGGCCGCGCTCACCACGGGCCGCGCGGGCGCCCCCTTCTGGCTCCAGCAGACGGTGGCCTGGCCCGGGTACCTCTGGCTCGCGGTACTCCTGTACCTGACCCTGACGATGCTGGTCGCGGAGCCGATCCGCGCGCTGTCGCTGCGCCGTCTGGCCCACCGCGATTCCGCCGGATCGGTGGTCGACCTGCCCGAGCCCGTGGAGGTGCCCGCCGCGGCGGCACCCGCGGCCGCCCCGGCCACCGCCGAGCGGCCCGCCGCGGGCGACGGGCTGAGCCGCCGCCGGTTCGTCGCCCGTACGGTCGGCGGGACGGCCGCCGCCGTCGCCCTCGGCACGGTCGGGGCCGGGACCTACGGGGTCCTGCGCGGGCCGAGCGTGAAGCGGGTGCGGGTCCCCCTCGCCAAACTGCCGCGCGCGGCACACGGCTTCCGCATCGCCGTCGTCAGCGACGTCCACCTCGGCCCGGTGCTCGGCCGCGCCCACACCCAGCGCATCGTGGACACCGTCAACCGCACCCAGCCCGACCTCATCGCCATCGTCGGCGACCTCGTCGACGGCAGCGTCCCCGACCTCGGGCCCGCCGCGGAGCCGCTGAGCCGGCTCGCCGCCCGCCACGGCTCGTACTTCGTCACCGGGAACCACGAGTACTTCTCGGGCGCCCAGCAGTGGATCGACCACGTCCGCGAGTTGGGGCTGAACCCGCTGGAGAACGCCCGCCGCGAGCTGCCGCACTTCGACCTCGCCGGGGTCAACGACATCCAGGGGGAGCGGGAGGGGAACGGCCCCGACTTCCGGGCGGCCCTCGGCGACCGGGACCGGACGCGGGCCGCCGTGCTCCTCGCACACCAGCCCGTCGTCATCCACGACGCCGTCCGCCACGGCGTCGACCTCCAGCTCTCCGGCCACACCCACGGCGGCCAGCTCTGGCCCGGCAACTACCTCGCGGAGCTCGCCAACCCCACCGTCGCCGGTCTGGAGCGCTACGGAGACACCCAGCTCTACGTGTCGCGCGGGGCCGGAGCGTGGGGTCCGCCGGTCCGAGTTGGGGCGCCGTCCGACATCACCGTCGTTGAACTCGCCTCATTTCAGGCCTGA
- a CDS encoding thiol-disulfide oxidoreductase DCC family protein produces the protein MTPAAAPVRKLTVLYDAGCPLCVHIRHWLLAQRWLVPLALVPAASWEARRRFPRLDHASTLREITVIGDEGQVWTGTDAFIVCLWALVEHRPKANWLATPAGRPFARAAMYTASAWRQAVRTEGYPEAAEGPACDDECSVPR, from the coding sequence GTGACGCCCGCCGCCGCGCCCGTGCGGAAGCTGACCGTCCTCTACGACGCCGGTTGCCCGCTCTGCGTGCACATCCGGCACTGGCTGCTCGCGCAGCGGTGGCTGGTCCCGCTCGCCCTGGTCCCCGCCGCCTCCTGGGAGGCGCGGCGGCGGTTCCCCCGTCTCGACCACGCGTCGACGCTGCGGGAGATCACCGTCATCGGGGACGAGGGGCAGGTGTGGACCGGGACCGACGCCTTCATCGTGTGCCTGTGGGCACTGGTCGAGCACCGGCCGAAGGCCAACTGGCTGGCCACCCCGGCCGGCCGGCCCTTCGCCCGGGCGGCCATGTACACGGCCTCGGCCTGGAGGCAGGCCGTACGTACCGAGGGTTACCCGGAGGCCGCCGAAGGGCCGGCCTGTGACGACGAGTGCTCCGTCCCCCGATAG
- a CDS encoding TetR/AcrR family transcriptional regulator, whose translation MTDQKAPKSEQTRTLILETALRLFQERGFDKTTMRGIAKEAGVSVGNAYYYFESKEHLVQGFYDRIGAAHQAAVRPILDNETDLQKRYAGVLTAWLDIAAPYHEFASQFFKNAADPESPLSPFSPESETARKAAISIHREVLAGAKTKVPAELADVLPELMWLAQMGLVLYWVFDRSPNSEKTRRLAERGAQLTTRGIVLARFRVLRPLVREVHELFADFLPGMAQTATAGARRRASDPYPDPEKDPDPEEDPA comes from the coding sequence GTGACTGATCAGAAGGCTCCCAAGAGCGAGCAGACCCGCACGCTCATCCTCGAAACCGCGCTCCGCCTCTTCCAGGAACGCGGCTTCGACAAGACGACGATGCGGGGTATCGCGAAGGAGGCCGGCGTCTCGGTCGGCAACGCCTACTACTACTTCGAGTCGAAGGAACACCTGGTCCAGGGGTTCTACGACCGGATCGGCGCCGCCCACCAGGCCGCGGTCCGGCCCATCCTGGACAACGAGACCGATCTGCAGAAGCGGTACGCGGGCGTGTTGACGGCCTGGCTGGACATCGCCGCCCCGTACCACGAGTTCGCCTCCCAGTTCTTCAAGAACGCGGCCGACCCGGAGAGTCCGCTCAGCCCGTTCTCGCCGGAATCGGAAACGGCGCGCAAGGCTGCGATCAGCATCCACCGCGAAGTGCTGGCCGGCGCGAAGACCAAGGTGCCGGCCGAGCTGGCCGACGTATTGCCCGAGCTGATGTGGCTCGCGCAGATGGGCCTGGTCCTGTACTGGGTCTTCGACCGCTCGCCGAACAGCGAGAAGACGCGGCGGCTCGCCGAGCGCGGTGCGCAGCTGACGACGCGGGGCATCGTACTGGCCCGCTTCCGGGTGCTGCGGCCGCTGGTGCGGGAAGTCCACGAGCTGTTCGCGGACTTCCTGCCGGGCATGGCCCAGACGGCCACGGCGGGGGCCCGGCGCAGGGCGTCGGACCCGTATCCGGACCCGGAGAAGGACCCGGATCCGGAGGAGGACCCCGCGTAG
- a CDS encoding 2'-5' RNA ligase family protein, protein MGTVTLGVSIAVPEPYGSQLQELRAGFGDAAAHGIPTHVTLVPPTEVEADRLPAIRAHLVEVAAAFRAFRMRLAGTGTFRPLSPVVFVKIAEGAPGCTRLQSEVRDPQGPLERELAFPYHPHVTVAHGISEEAMDLAFTTLAEYTAEWVCEGFALYEQGSDGVWRKLREYPFGSGPNCVPAQAGSPADQGAEAAAGTAGATGAAGATVPPS, encoded by the coding sequence GTGGGGACCGTAACGCTCGGCGTTTCGATCGCGGTCCCGGAGCCGTACGGCAGCCAGCTCCAGGAGCTGCGCGCGGGCTTCGGGGACGCTGCCGCGCACGGCATCCCCACGCACGTCACCCTCGTCCCGCCCACCGAGGTGGAGGCGGACCGGCTCCCCGCGATCAGGGCCCACCTGGTCGAGGTCGCGGCCGCCTTCCGGGCCTTCCGGATGCGGCTGGCGGGCACGGGAACCTTCCGCCCCCTCTCGCCGGTCGTCTTCGTCAAGATCGCCGAAGGGGCGCCGGGCTGCACCCGCCTCCAGAGCGAGGTCCGCGACCCCCAGGGGCCGCTCGAACGGGAGCTGGCGTTCCCGTACCACCCGCACGTCACGGTCGCCCACGGGATCTCCGAGGAGGCGATGGACCTGGCGTTCACGACCCTCGCCGAGTACACCGCCGAGTGGGTCTGCGAGGGCTTCGCGCTCTACGAGCAGGGCTCGGACGGGGTCTGGCGCAAGCTGCGCGAGTACCCGTTCGGGAGCGGGCCGAACTGCGTCCCGGCGCAGGCCGGCTCACCCGCCGACCAGGGCGCCGAGGCGGCAGCAGGGACGGCCGGAGCCACCGGGGCCGCCGGAGCGACCGTACCGCCGTCCTGA
- a CDS encoding sigma-70 family RNA polymerase sigma factor, with protein sequence MADTHRTIDAVWKLESAKIIAGLTRMVHDVGLAEELAQDALVAALEQWPVAGVPDNPGAWLTTTAKRRAVDHIRRDRRLTHKQEQLAHELEQQREPEQDDVLRLMLISCHPVLPTGARAALTLRLLGGLTTEEIARAFLVTGAAIAQRIAAAKRTLAEQRVPFDLPDEAELTERLASVLEVIYLIFNEGYSATTGDDLMRPGLCLEALRLGRLLAELAPQEAEVHALVALMEIQASRSAARTGPSGEPVQLHEQNRGRWDQLLIRRGFTAMLRARQVGGTSPGPYLLQAAIAVCHAQATTAEDTDWARIAGLYGALAQLLPTPVVQLNRAVSLGMAHGPQAGLDLVDSLAADPALRDYHLLPSVRGDLLARLDRHQEARLEFHRAAALTRNTAERAFLERRADAIAGTDPTGHGPTLGEAARAFLARGDLDPATVRSYGQTLRRLRLALGDRRPLASLTADQVAGVFATAWGGAAARTWNRHRSAVRSFGTWAHLDGLAAGLERRAEKSGSRAPALGPAQFDALCGRPDLPLRERTLWRLLYESGAGVKAVLSLNVEDLDLADRRAPAGRTWVSWRSGTARLLPGLLAGRTRGPVFLSDRRPGPGRTPAPADLCPDTGRRRLSYERAEYLFKEATRSLDPAAGGSTLGRLRLGAAQQVPHMLSDRA encoded by the coding sequence GTGGCGGACACCCATCGCACGATCGACGCCGTATGGAAGCTGGAGTCCGCGAAGATCATCGCCGGGCTCACGCGGATGGTCCACGACGTCGGCCTCGCCGAGGAACTGGCCCAGGACGCCCTCGTCGCCGCACTCGAACAGTGGCCCGTCGCGGGCGTCCCCGACAACCCCGGTGCCTGGCTGACGACCACGGCCAAGCGGCGGGCGGTCGACCACATCCGGCGCGACCGGCGGCTGACGCACAAGCAGGAACAGCTCGCCCACGAGCTGGAACAGCAGCGGGAACCCGAACAGGACGACGTCCTGCGGCTGATGCTCATCTCCTGCCACCCCGTACTGCCGACCGGGGCCAGGGCCGCACTGACGCTCCGGCTGCTCGGCGGCCTGACGACCGAGGAGATCGCCCGCGCCTTCCTCGTCACCGGGGCCGCGATCGCCCAGCGCATCGCCGCCGCCAAGCGGACGCTGGCCGAGCAGCGCGTGCCCTTCGACCTGCCGGACGAAGCCGAGCTGACCGAACGCCTCGCGTCCGTCCTGGAGGTCATCTACCTGATCTTCAACGAGGGTTACTCGGCGACCACGGGCGACGACCTGATGCGGCCCGGGCTCTGCCTCGAAGCCCTGCGGCTGGGCCGGCTGCTGGCGGAACTGGCGCCGCAGGAGGCCGAGGTGCACGCGCTCGTGGCCCTGATGGAGATCCAGGCCTCCCGCTCGGCCGCGCGCACCGGCCCGTCGGGCGAGCCCGTACAGCTGCACGAGCAGAACCGCGGACGCTGGGACCAGCTGCTCATCCGCCGCGGGTTCACCGCGATGCTGCGCGCCCGACAGGTCGGCGGTACGTCGCCCGGCCCGTACCTCCTCCAGGCGGCGATAGCCGTGTGCCATGCGCAGGCCACCACCGCCGAGGACACCGACTGGGCCCGGATAGCCGGCCTGTACGGGGCCCTGGCGCAACTGCTGCCGACACCGGTCGTCCAGCTCAACCGGGCCGTGTCGCTCGGAATGGCCCACGGCCCCCAGGCCGGCCTGGACCTGGTCGACTCCCTCGCCGCCGATCCCGCATTGCGCGACTACCACCTCCTGCCGAGCGTCAGGGGAGACCTGCTGGCGCGCCTCGACCGGCACCAGGAAGCGCGACTGGAGTTCCACCGGGCGGCAGCCCTCACCCGCAACACAGCCGAGCGCGCCTTCCTGGAGCGGCGCGCGGACGCGATCGCCGGCACGGACCCGACCGGTCACGGTCCCACGCTCGGGGAGGCCGCCCGCGCCTTCCTCGCCCGCGGCGACCTTGACCCGGCGACGGTCCGCTCCTACGGACAGACCCTCCGGAGGCTGCGCCTGGCCCTCGGCGACCGGCGGCCGCTGGCCTCCCTGACGGCCGACCAGGTGGCCGGCGTCTTCGCGACGGCCTGGGGCGGGGCGGCGGCCAGGACCTGGAACCGGCACCGCTCGGCCGTGCGGTCCTTCGGCACCTGGGCCCACCTGGACGGCCTCGCGGCCGGGCTGGAGCGGCGCGCGGAGAAGTCCGGCTCCCGGGCGCCGGCGCTGGGCCCCGCCCAGTTCGACGCGCTCTGCGGCCGCCCGGACCTGCCGCTGCGCGAACGGACCCTGTGGCGGCTCCTGTACGAGTCGGGGGCCGGGGTGAAGGCGGTCCTCTCACTGAACGTCGAGGACCTGGACCTGGCGGACCGCCGGGCTCCGGCCGGCCGCACCTGGGTGAGCTGGCGCTCGGGGACCGCCCGTCTCCTGCCCGGGCTGCTGGCCGGCCGGACCCGGGGCCCGGTGTTCCTCTCCGACCGGCGGCCCGGACCGGGCCGGACGCCCGCACCGGCCGACCTCTGCCCGGACACGGGCCGGCGCCGCCTCTCCTACGAGCGGGCCGAGTACCTCTTCAAGGAGGCCACCAGGTCCCTGGACCCGGCGGCCGGCGGCTCCACCCTGGGCCGGCTCAGGCTCGGTGCGGCGCAGCAGGTGCCTCACATGCTCAGCGACCGCGCGTAG